ctaataatgttttaaaataaaaagtatctatatttatagtttcgttatttatcatttaccGTGTGATCGAGAAAGAaggaaatttaattttactttttattaccaACGCctctatataatatttaaacaaataaaaaaaaaataagaggtatattaattgattaagaagcaaaaatataataaacataCAATTATTCTTACATTATTTgcgtatttttttttgtcccACCAAAGatacatattaaaatgtttttacaaataaaaaattttgtaataaatcaTATGATCCTTCTAGAATCATCTTCTTAAACCCACttataaatttgaataaataaatacatttatatacatataaataaactttttaaaacatttaagtTTCTAATAACAATATCACACCAATCcttttatgaaaattatgtatatatataaatatattccCTCAAGtacataatatataatctagtacaaaaattttttttttttaaaaaaaaagtgattcTTAACCTTTGTTGTGATCTTCAATACATATGACTAACAATGtgagtttaaaaaaataatgtacgacattttaatataataataacttaCTTTTTCTGTAATAAGCTACACGATCGGACTTATTTACAGCCTCTTTAATATGAGTATAATATTCTACCAAAAAGTTTTTCTCTTGTTCAAAAAAATCATCAACATCTTTCTgtagaagataaaaaattttatttaaacatcAATCATATGACGAAGagtctttttttaaactcACCTGTCCAGAAAGTAATATTTCGTCAGCTGATTgagtcattttttttaaaaatgatccAACCATTTCTTTCTTATTTTTGTTACGAACAGATAACTAAAAAtgatcaaaatattttaccatatatataaaataattattatttttatgttacttacatcattttcatattcaagaaaaactttaaaatttttgtcatttCTAAATACAGGATGAGATGCTAATCGACGAAGGAACATTTCATGTGTTGCTactgtttttttaaatgttgcTAAGTATTctctaaaattattaatgaattaaaaatcatttgaattaaattgtatttttttaaataatatctgTCATTGTTTATTAGctttctaaaaatgatatatttttagtaaacaTGTTATCAAACTTTGATATTCTAATTATTTCATATAgaatttaatctttttttttttacctgtAAACTTTCTCCTCAATAgtaataagaaaatatatataatattattatatacagGTTTCATAATATCTCAAaggaaaattaataaaatcaaaaatatttaactattactacctaaatatatatatatatatatatatatataaaatttaaagtgtAATAAAGTGTATAAGAATTTTATAGGAGgagaagaaaaataatattgaaattatttaGTATTACTGAGGTATATATATGCAAGTAAATTAACTAACAAAAACCAAGAATAATGACGATATGTATGTTGCGTATTATAagaatttaatgttattaaacTTACTGTTCTAATTcttgtttcatttttttaaactctTCTTTTGTCATAGTTGCCTGTCCTTCTCCTAACTTTTGAAGTTTCTCTCGACTTGCATCAAAGTCTGGTTTTGGTGGTGCTTGTGGAAtctataaaatgttattttattatatcaataattatggattttttcattttatatttaaaaaaaacatattatgGATAATTTACTTACAATAAAACCAGCATAATCTTTATTTTCCTCAAGACAATTATGAAGCCAAATAAATTCAGAATGTTCCCTAACAACAGACATTTCAGATTTAGCAAAAATATTCCAATTTGTTCTTGTATAAATAGtatatttaactttatatttttcagaTAAGGCATCTGATATATTAACTACCAATGAAACATCTGATTCACCATCCATTGTAAATTCTTCCGTTCGATgctagaaataaaatttgaaatttattaataataaaaatttacatttctTTCATCAAAACCTTCCTCAGCATCTTTTTCATTTCCAGTTTCCTCTAAACTTAATTGAGCTGGCATTGAAtcaagtaaaaaatttttttcataattttcatcattagatattgaagaaatattttcttttttagtaGAATCATTTGAGTCATCTAAAACATCATGAAAACCATCTTCCTCATTTCCAGTACCAGAATCTAAGGGATGTTCAATACTTTTTGAAACATTCAAACTATTATCTTCAGAAATCATTTTTACTAAAAGAtatatgttattaaatattatttgtacaTTTAACGTAAATCACGTTCCCAATACAACTTTGATCTCAATAGTTAACTATATATTGGTTTGTCATTATAATCAATAGACACTGACAATATTGACAAtgatcaaaaataattttaaaagaatataactttttaacaaaatattcataattttttcaaaataaacaaaaatatctttacctatttataatttttaaaagaaaaatatatttttaataaagaaaaaaaaaataatatatgttgTTAGGAgtgataattaaaaaaattggaaAGAAGGGAACTACAAAGAAAATgattagaaaaaaagaaatttttttctttgccAATTCAATTAATCaatattaagtaaaaaaattaatgtatatttagaaaaaaaaagtaatattctctattaaaaattagtgcaaataaataaacaccAAGAATccctataaatattttcaatactTATCATTGCTTTGGAGAAATGAGTATTcatggtttttttttaacctaTTTTCTACAAATCTTTAATTTTCTCTTGTCAATAAGTATGTCATAgcataaaaaatgtaaaatgtttttaaaaaaaagtttttattaacataattGTCAATGAGAACATTcctaatattataaaatttcatgATGTAAATAAATACACTACTCTGTTTCTTGAAATTATACGTCTGTGATTGGACAATACAtcaacatatataaatagataCTTTGTTTATCTTCTATATCTTTTCTTGTAAACAagtatatcaaaattttaacaataaagtcttttgttattattgtttaaaaagtattattccAAATGAAAATTGCGTTAATAACATCATTTTATGGAATATATcatgtaatatttattttataaatacaatatcattaatattttttaaaaaatgttagtaTTTGATTCATAgtcaattaattattttaaaatttttaaaatattaatattaaagatatttttatttaaaataacaaatataaaaatagatcAAAATTGGCGCAGTtgttaaaaaactttttttatcacccttccatttagttaaaattacttatataatataaaaatttttttatatacaagattatatctttttaaatattaataaataaatgttagtaacaatctttattattaagaattaaacttattaaaaagatattgttatatatctatataaaaaaattagattttcaataatggcaaagaaaatattttttttttataaaaactagctaataaatttatataatatataaagttaataataaaaataaaaaatagaatatattatattttattgtttatataatatttttcttctgtttatattaaagcctttaatatttaaaactgAGTTTATAAGTTTAGTCGGTAATTGAATATATTTCAccttaaataaataataatatatatttttttttgtatatgtttttatataactgTAAAATCTGGTATCTAAAAAAGCatgttaattataaaaaaataatttagttaTACTTAAAAACTTGTAGTTGAGTTGGATCTTCTACTTAATgtatacataaatttttttttataaatatctaaTGTACCATTAAAAGTTacagaaaaataaattcaatatttatataaaaatttagattatatcatacaataaaatttttttaaattcacatatttttacttctaacaaatattcaaattattttgtatttaaatcTACAgcataatgaaaaaaaaaaatacatatacaaaaattatctttttaacaaaagtaactaaaaataactatgatagagaaaatttaaatgtcaACATTAGAATTTAATGTATAAgttttcttaataattttgttttaaaagaGTTTGGCagaaattttgttattaaaaatattttaaaatgtagcaattatgtatataaatagattatattaaaattaataactttaaCTGTTTCTCTTATGAATAAtggaaaataatatatttaaaaaaaatatttttattttatgtaaatttgAGTTATTTATACagataatttaaagaataagCTTATAGATgtaattttatgatattcATACAGATTActtaatatgataaaatttcaatgtttaatttcaagaaaaaaaaaagtaattttgatataattaaaaaaattttttttattttaaaagcttttatatgtaaataagatgaagtaaattatatgaacataatataaaaattatttaattaattttaaaatactgttattttaaacctatttttttttaattagatataatcagtaaattatttaatctaaaaattttataaaaaatcaacATACGTAACACATATAAATTATGgtaatgttattatttaatttataacaataatagttaattttttattttaaaattaatgacttttttaattaaaagaatcaaaaaaaaaaagttagttATTACAGATAATGAAATTTtctatacatatttataaaataaatttgttaatttaattatttttaaacgttttaaaattaaacttttttttgataacatTTATACATGTAAAATTGAATtgcatataaatttttaaaaattaaaagaaaactaattttctataaaatttagttatcttatcaaaaaattaataaaaaaaaattgtaactTTTTTATGGTCAATtgatcataaattttttaatgttttagaTAAAAAGCTTATTACATCaaatagaaatttaaaacatagataatattattttaatctaTAAATTATGATTTACTTTATtgcataatttaaaaaagaaacttAATATTCTGTACTATCTCACagtaaaagataatatttaaatctttatttcctgagaattaaaagatatctagacataaattatgataattatagaaaaaaataattattaattaacaaCTAATACGAAAATCTCTTTAGTATAGGGCATTCAAAAATATGCATCgcataacatttttttaaatataatatttgcaACTGTAACTTTATCGGCGTatgttgaaaatttttttactcttttttaacaatttaaaaaagtacatAAGCATCAATTTGTTTCTCTATAAAGTACATagaattatgaaaaaaaaaatttagcaaagaaaattataaacataatAAACATGCTAGTTATCTTCAACATGTTAAAGATAGATTATTTCCAATCATCcatataaatttactttCATGATATTAAcatatctttattataaaaatgaagcTGCAATAATTATTAGTCTGAGGAATGATGAAAtttaatgtaatattatCTTAAGAGTAGCATttcaaattcaaaaaatcGCGTCAAATAACATTGTTTATTGgtatgtaaataaataaaaattacttggttttataacatttaaaaatatcttaatatataaaaacttttttatt
This Strongyloides ratti genome assembly S_ratti_ED321, chromosome : 2 DNA region includes the following protein-coding sequences:
- a CDS encoding Sorting nexin 6, yielding MISEDNSLNVSKSIEHPLDSGTGNEEDGFHDVLDDSNDSTKKENISSISNDENYEKNFLLDSMPAQLSLEETGNEKDAEEGFDERNHRTEEFTMDGESDVSLVVNISDALSEKYKVKYTIYTRTNWNIFAKSEMSVVREHSEFIWLHNCLEENKDYAGFIIPQAPPKPDFDASREKLQKLGEGQATMTKEEFKKMKQELEQEYLATFKKTVATHEMFLRRLASHPVFRNDKNFKVFLEYENDLSVRNKNKKEMVGSFLKKMTQSADEILLSGQKDVDDFFEQEKNFLVEYYTHIKEAVNKSDRVAYYRKNVADSYVKIANDIIKFSLLEGAAATNSIVSNPNHSWDTKFIGTFADTLEKLKKIESRVATDEELKEADTLRYFCRETQAAKDLLYRRTRCLANYEAANKNLERARARNKDIARAEKEQEECCKKFEDLSEVAKKELQELKVRKVKSFKKNLCDLVEIEIKHAKSQLTLLQTALTSLKDDASTINV